The genomic interval caaaattgaaaaaaaaaaaaaaaatttaaatacctaGGGCTTTGGAAAGTTTTGAATCTGTGCCTCTCCTCTTCAATATGGAGTAGAAAATAACACATGACTTTTCATATGAATTAATTGGACATTGATCTACATATATTATAACGTTATTTTCAGGGGTACATCTATACTAGTATTTGGTCCAAAGAAAACAACTGATTAAACTTGATGTACAATATCACATTGCAAGCTAGAACTCACtagaatttattgaattaactTTAAatcgtattttatttattcacttcgaattttcaatcaataattttaatgatatttaatttcataaaaaatagtattgttatataaatatgattgagattaagaaataagattttcatatatttcgTTTTGATGATATAGACTTTTGCATAACAAttgacataaatataaattaatttaatatcttgcagttaacataatttattaaaattaaatagcctaTTATTAtcttgcagataatacatatttttttatttttaagttttatttattctattttttaataatttattttgcatctTATTCTATGTGTACcaaaaataacatttaaaatattatgagaTCTAAACATTTGTTCTTTACTTCATATATATACTAACTTGTGTTCTTTACTTTGCATGAGAAAcgcatttaaaattaaatcctataacataaattttacGGATATAGATCTTAGCAATTGATGTATAAAGAATCCTAGATAGATCATTACATCTCCATGTGTCGTGTTTTTACTCAACAACAGCTCTTGTGAACTATTCTCGAACTCAAATTGATAAAGCTTATTAGAGATTATAAGACTTGATCTAAAAAGAGACAGAATTTTGGCATTTATCGAGGACTTGATCTAGGAATAGATAGAAACagtcaaaatatcaaaatagttGAAAACAAGATATAATCACACGTTGATTCTTGGCTAAATCTCTAATCCcccaaacttaattatttgtttgtcctcaaacaaaacaagagaaaaattaaataagaaatacgTATGTTAAGGACTAGATTTCATAGTTGCCTCAgtatttataacaaaaaaaaataaataaagagttcgacaagaaaacaaatcaaatcaagcaaagGTTATTAGTGCACTATCATTACTAGCTCGTTGATCACCTTGAAATACATGCGCTCACAAGTGTTTCGAAATGTGTTTAtcactcactctcaaagtgtataaggtAAAGAATATATGCTCTCAGATCATGCAACATGCACAGTTTActataggcttgctcaaagtctaatccctcctctactttttgtgattaaaatcaaaaatccgaaaggtctttatttTAGGttataatgtaggctcttttgGTAAGGTGAGgaaatatttggctaaaaagtgactaaaccCAACATAGCAAAAGTGATCAATTTCTACTATATTAAACTCAACACCTAACCAACAATTCAAATCTCAGTAAATTCTAGACTTTGTCGAGATTTCTTCTCACTTCCCAAattcctttgatttttttcttttcttttcatttttttctttattttcttcctcgatttttttcctttttttttatgcatcctttctttcctttttttatatgcacaacaaaatatctaatccAAACCATAGATGGCTATGCAATccaaccctaaaccctaacccaAATTGAGAAAACTTCAACAGTgcctcctttttcttttctcctttTATTCTCACCTCCAATGGTAACCTGCCACTACTTGTTTGGCGGACGACGCTTCACCGCCCATTTGCGTCTCCCTTCTCCGGCTCTTCTCTAATTGATGATGGCCACGCCTTTTGATTTCCGGGCGCGGAATGATCCACGCCATCTCCCTTGTTCTGACATTAGTGGCCTCCAAAGCCGAGGTCGACTGCTCTTCACCAATCGTGTCGCCACTCCCTTCTTCTGCGCCGATCAGACCCTGTCGGATTACCACTGTTGCTTCGGTCGGTTGTCGCCTTCAGTATGTCGAGCGTGAGGGTCTTCAAGGCTACCCTCGATGGCAGCTTTTCTCATTTCTCCAATGACTGTTGCGGCTGTGGTTGTTTCACCTCCTTTCCTGGGTGCCCTGCTGCCTCTGGACATTCTGCCATTGGCCGGTGGTTTCGTCAGAATCAATGGTTGTCCGACAGTGGCTGATCTCTCCCACTCGGCCAAACGCTTCAAGACAAGTCATCCGGTTGATTAATATTTCGCCCTCTCAGCCGGATAACTCGTTGTCTTTTCCTTAGTTTTGGCAGTCGCTCGTCGGCTGTGGCCTTCTCGGCCTTTGTTAAGGGATAATCCCCAAGATTCCGCGTCGCGATTGCGATCGGCGGAGGATAAAAGGTAATCGCGGGAGCTTTGCCTGTCGATCAAACCAAGAACAAAGATGAacagaaaagtagaaaatggaaaataagtttataatatttattcattgattgaaaggaataataaagactcctatttataataggaATAACCTAACTTAATTAtcaagaaagagaaaagatatgctaaatcaataatatatggAATAATAGAGATATTCTGAAGATATATCGTATCAACTCCTCCACGGTTAAAATCCACCTTTTCCTCAAGGTGGAAGCCAAGAAGCAAGGAGGCATTCAATGGTCTTCCTCGAGGTGACTTTCTTGATCTCAAACATTCTCCACCCACCTTGTATTCCCAATTGGATCAGAGCTCTAAGTTGAAACAACATTTTACTTGAATTCAAGAACCGACACAACACCAAATGGACTTCACTAAATTGGATTAGATTTCTCTAAATACCACCCAAACATTGCATGTTGTTTTGCGGAGGGATAAACCGACCATCAGCTTCAAGCGCTGCTGATCGATGACCAATAACCATATGTTCCGCTCTGATCAAGTCATGACCCACCACACGAAtcaaattttcttgttttggagAAGATTCCATAAATACCATCTGCTTGAGGCTCCTCTTTCCCTTTCCCATAGCCTCAAATTCTTCTACTTTCTGCACTTCGTATTTATGCCACAGTCGATATACCATGAAGCTTGCACGTTCAAGCTTGTTCAAAGATGCTTGACCTTCCGGTGGTGGAGCCGATATTTCCTCTTTTACTGCCCTTTCTGCTTCATCGATATACTCGAAGTTGGCGACTTGAAAGGCTTGTAAAAATCCATCCTCTTCTTCAACATCTGATAAATCCTCTTCCTCCACATAGAGTTTTTCTTTCCACCTCGTAGTAGCAGATTTTGATTTCTCCTCTACTTATATATTGGGAGCATCTTCTCCATATTTCATGGACTGATAAGCAGCATCCATGGGTTGATCTCCACCATCATTGGCTTTATTATCCTCAATCATCACCACATCGAATTTCAGAGGACAATTGACAACAACTTCATCAAGAATGAACTCATTCATGGGTTTCAAACTGCCATACAATGCATCATTGTCGATGCGGCGGTCGATTGCATCAAGGCGAGACTCCATCCTTTTGCACGCCTCCAATAATTGATCAAGCATTGCTTCAATCGGGTTTGCCGCTGCTGTGGCTGGACGAGGCAGCTGCAGTGCAGGCTGATTCCAACTTGAGTTACTGGCAGCGGGCAGCGGCTGATCGTATGCTGAGACCTCGTGGAAGGGGCATTGTCCCGGTGTCTCCCAGTAGGTAGGTGGGTCCCAGCAGGTAGGACGGCGTCCGGGTGGTGGCAGCGAGTACATATCTGGCTCATAGAACGGCGGTTGCTGATATGTTGTGGCCTGGCATAGCCATGGTGGGTCCCAGCTAGTGGGCTGTCGGGCGTGGTAGAGGTGACGTTGATGGTGTCCGTCCGGCTGGTATGGTAGCGGCTGTAGGGCAGCGTGGAATTGATACGGTTGCTGCCAATCTGTGTAAACGGCATGTCCGGACTGATAATCGGAATAGTTGCGTGACATCATGACGGTAAATGGAGGATGAGAACCgaatgaaagcaccaattgtTAAGGGATAATTTCCCTTAACAAGATTCAGGCGTCGCGATTGCGATCGACGGAGGATAAAAGGTAGTCGCGGGAGCTTTGTCCGTCAATCAAACCAAGAACAAAGATGAACAGAAAAGTAAATcgcgaaaatggaaaataagtttataatatttcttcattgattgaaaggaataacaaagactcctatttataataggaATAACCAAACTTAATTATCAAGAAATTGGAAAGATATGctaaatcaataatatatggAATAATAGAGATATGGGGATATTCTGACGATATATTCTTATCAGCCTTCGATTAGGTGAGGAGACCAGTGCACTTCCGGGAAAGGTAACTACCTCTAACCTGCAAAGATCCAAGATTTGAACTagattgttttgattttttttttactgaaaTATATCCACCACAAATCGGGATCTAGGCTCCCTTCATGGTTTtggtggtttttttttttttggtttaatgcGAAATATAAAAGACTAATGCATGACCGGAACGTTAAAGACTATATTGTAATATGCTTGAATGATTCTACACTATTAcatcaactatatatataagacTAGTTCCTATTATATACTCACTCTattccacaataagagtcatgtTTTGCAATTTCGGCTCATccataagagtcatatttcacttttaccataaatggtaagtaggtctcacattccactcacattttttttataaaaaaactactccatatatataagtgaggctcatgttccactaacttattcaaccaacttttctttacatttcttaaatctgtgtcataactaaatagAACTCCTATTACAGGACAAGAGAGAGTATATGAAATACAATCAAACACTATAAATTTTTGATCTTTTCCTTTCTTAATTCAACTCTAATTATGGATGATATCAATTTGATTATTCCATTGATTCTTGCCTTGATTACTTGAtattgttgatttattttggTAGCACCACTTGTTCATTTGAAGTATGTTTAGTGTGTTTTTGAATCTAAGTGTGTTTATTGTCAAAATAAAAGGAATGTGGAAGGCATAGAGCAAGATTTAAGAATTATAGAAAACAATTACTTACAAAATAGTGACTCTCGAAGTGTTATCCAAGACTCCCATCACTTGTTGGTCGACACAAGATGCTTCCTTAAGGTTTCGAGCTCTGGCAACTTCGCCTCCAAGTCTGGAAGATTCTCCTTAACCAGAGGCTCTTCCTTGAAATCTTGCATCCACCGGTACAGCTTTGGAAGAGTCGTGGGCTCCAGCACCCGCACGCCCACGACTCGTTCCACGTACTTCAACGAGGTAAGCCAACCGTAACACAAGTCCACCAAACTAAGCGTGTTACCACCAAAGAACTTTTGATCTCCTAAAGCCTCATCTTGAACGATCTTCAACATTTCCATCAGGTCTTTCGCCGCCTTCTCTTTACCCTCCTCTGAGCACGCAAGGAAGCTGTGAAATACGTGATGCTGCTGCGTGCATCACAAAAGAGATTACAACGTATCACAATTCTCTCCAaaccaaaacaagaaaagagaGGAGcactataacaaaaaaatggcTAATGACACTTTTTAATTGTAGTAAGGACATTAATTTGTGTGTCTAACTATACCATCAATGCTTCATAAAGTATCCTTATTGTtgatgtcccaactaaaatgtCCTTATTGTTGATAATTTGTCCTCAATTTAGGGATGTTTCCTTAATGAtagctatttttaaaaaagttcaaaacacTAGTCATACTTTCTCAATTTATGTGTCCTTAAATGATACTCCGTCCGttcccaaagagtatgaacaatgggttcgacacgagtttttataaataagggaaaaagtaagagagagaaagagacaTAAACAACTCTTTTTAGCCTCTTGTTTGTATCAATGGGGAATTTGTTGgtatataagtatttattttccttttaagtaTGAGTTTAGTTCAAAATTGTGAAAAGCTTTGCTTTCGTTCCAATCATTCTCATGACTTCTCTTAGTTCATACcatttgtggacggagggaataagttttttttagtggAGAAGATGTGTGGAACCCGATTTACCTTTTGATCTCCGTAGGCGATCCAGAAACGAGCCATGGCTCTCTCGTAAGGATGTTTGGGGAGCAATGGTGTGGGGTCAGGCCATGTTTCCTCGATGTATTCGAGTATCACAGCCGACTCTGTGATGGGCTTTCCGGCGTGGACGAGCACCGGAACCATCTTGTGGATGGGATTGTAGTGCAGAAGGGAAGGACTCTTGTTGGAAAGATCTTCTTGGACAAAGTCATACTCAACACCTTTAAGTTTAAGAGCCCATATTACTCTACGAACAAAAGGGCCTGCCTCAGTTCCATACAACCTTagtttgtttggtatttcttCCATTAAAGAGGTAAGTAaccaaaattatgaatttatacaAGTAGAGATGTTGAtatttagtgaaaaatgacgAGGACTATTCCTTGATATTTAGTCCAACTTGTTGATTGGGCGACGCGTGATCTTTTCTTAGCCACGCATGTATAGTCAAACATGTCGAGCTAGCACTATCCAATTACTTATTGCCTAATCACGAAATCGAttctctcctatttttgtCCACATTACAAGAAAATGAGCAACAGGAAAACACAATagatatgaaaattttgatgtgCTAACTTAAGTATTctgaaaattatagtacttcTAATACTTTGAATTGTAAttctaaatttgaatattcagTTAAGAAAAGAAGTAGTAATGGATATTAATGgcgataattaaataaagttgatttataattttaatgaaatttatttatttataattaaaagcaTAGTAGTTCCATAGGTAAGTTCTTCATGTGCAATTGATTTTGGAcacttaaattcaaatcaatgcAGGTTTTATTTCACACCATTCAACACCCATTTAATCCACAAATTAATTTCTCATAATGTGGCATTTATCCACAATCAACTCTCCCAAAGTTAATGCACT from Salvia hispanica cultivar TCC Black 2014 unplaced genomic scaffold, UniMelb_Shisp_WGS_1.0 HiC_scaffold_1034, whole genome shotgun sequence carries:
- the LOC125197856 gene encoding glutathione transferase GST 23-like; protein product: MEEIPNKLRLYGTEAGPFVRRVIWALKLKGVEYDFVQEDLSNKSPSLLHYNPIHKMVPVLVHAGKPITESAVILEYIEETWPDPTPLLPKHPYERAMARFWIAYGDQKHHVFHSFLACSEEGKEKAAKDLMEMLKIVQDEALGDQKFFGGNTLSLVDLCYGWLTSLKYVERVVGVRVLEPTTLPKLYRWMQDFKEEPLVKENLPDLEAKLPELETLRKHLVSTNK